A window from Thermoplasma sp. Kam2015 encodes these proteins:
- the purD gene encoding phosphoribosylamine--glycine ligase, whose protein sequence is MTEKILLVGSGGREDAIARAIKRSGATLLSVIGHENPSIKSLSSKYLLGNELDYKKIEEFALENSVDMVFVGPDPVLDTPLVNNLMKHGIPVASPTMEAARIETSKMFMRELMKRYNIPGNIEFRECFSENDVNDAFASMMHDVAVKPIGLTGGKGVRVMGEQLHSLEEAKSYAIEVLKRDGVVLIEEKVVGEEFSLQAFVDGKNVSFMPIVQDYKRAYEGDSGPNTGGMGSISDSNFTLPFLSRNARDEAAHIMIDIVRSMNSENTPFKGVMYGQFMDSPKGVKVIEINARFADPEGINVLSLLKSDFVEILHQIYEGNLQGEKIFEKKATVLKYLVPVGYGTNPKPGEILIDDKMFDSGVEIFYASVSGDMRRLKQSSSRSLAILAKGDSIPEASEMVDASLKYVKGDYYVRKDIGKAEYLQAKIRKSRELIGHERFT, encoded by the coding sequence ATGACGGAAAAGATATTGCTGGTCGGAAGTGGTGGCAGGGAAGACGCAATAGCCAGAGCTATAAAAAGATCAGGAGCAACGCTCTTATCCGTTATCGGTCATGAAAATCCATCAATCAAATCGCTTTCGTCGAAATATCTGCTTGGCAACGAACTGGATTATAAAAAGATTGAAGAATTTGCTCTTGAAAATTCTGTTGACATGGTTTTCGTAGGACCGGATCCGGTGCTTGATACCCCTCTTGTAAATAATCTGATGAAGCATGGCATACCTGTGGCATCCCCAACAATGGAGGCGGCCAGGATAGAGACCTCAAAGATGTTCATGAGGGAATTGATGAAGAGATACAATATACCTGGGAACATTGAATTCAGAGAATGCTTCAGTGAGAATGACGTCAATGATGCTTTTGCTTCAATGATGCATGATGTGGCCGTTAAACCTATAGGACTGACTGGAGGCAAGGGCGTACGTGTGATGGGCGAACAGCTGCATAGCCTTGAAGAGGCAAAGTCCTATGCTATTGAGGTATTGAAGAGAGACGGTGTTGTACTTATAGAAGAAAAGGTCGTTGGAGAAGAGTTCAGCCTTCAGGCATTCGTTGACGGGAAAAATGTTTCATTCATGCCCATAGTCCAGGATTATAAGAGGGCTTATGAGGGTGATTCTGGGCCGAATACTGGGGGTATGGGATCGATCTCCGACTCAAATTTCACGCTACCGTTCTTGAGCAGAAATGCAAGGGATGAGGCTGCACACATAATGATCGATATAGTAAGATCGATGAATTCTGAGAACACACCATTCAAAGGGGTAATGTACGGTCAGTTTATGGATTCGCCCAAGGGTGTTAAAGTTATAGAGATAAACGCTCGCTTTGCTGATCCGGAGGGGATAAATGTATTATCTTTGCTCAAAAGTGATTTTGTAGAGATATTGCATCAGATATATGAAGGTAATTTGCAGGGAGAGAAGATCTTCGAGAAAAAGGCAACGGTACTCAAATATCTTGTTCCGGTGGGTTATGGAACAAATCCCAAACCTGGTGAGATACTGATCGATGATAAGATGTTCGATTCGGGTGTTGAAATTTTCTATGCATCTGTGAGCGGAGATATGCGTAGGCTGAAGCAGAGCAGTTCAAGATCTCTGGCAATATTAGCGAAGGGAGACAGCATTCCAGAAGCCTCAGAAATGGTCGATGCTTCTTTGAAATACGTCAAAGGTGACTACTACGTGCGAAAGGATATAGGAAAGGCCGAATACCTTCAGGCAAAGATAAGAAAATCCAGAGAACTGATAGGACATGAACGATTTACCTAA
- a CDS encoding ATP-dependent helicase has protein sequence MESETRLFRIEEFFPFLDSHVSRWFNNNYSSLTEPQRYAIPLIHAGKNVLVSSPTGTGKTMTAFLTIINELVTLAKEGRLEDRVYCVYISPLKALANDINKNLKFPLDGIYSIMESDGMKIPKIRISVRSGDTSESERQKMVRKPPHILITTPESFSLALSSPRMRENLRNVRYVIIDEIHEISSTKRGSLLSANLERLNAISPEMLRIGLSATQSPIEEIAKYLVGFDGGKTRPCEIVEVRGEKHLDLRTITPVPDLTRVSFEVANDRMYDIIADLVKQYRTTLIFTNTRSGTEHVAMRLKSRGIESLEAHHSSMGKDQRLEVENKLKNGELKCVITSTSLELGIDIGFIDLVIQIGSPKSVSKGLQRIGRSGHGIDELSKGIFIVFTLDDLVECAVLTKAAYSRQIDRVDIPKNPLDVLAQIIVGMSLERVWRIEEAFDLIRNSYTFHDLSFEEFMMTMDYLSGELESLSIYPKIWVDREAGTFGKKRSTRMIYFMNVGTIPDEANYKAINEKGKNVGELSDKFVERLKAGDVFVLGARTYLFEKTVRNRVYVRSVTGMKPTVPSWTGEMLPRSYDLGVMIGEFRKKIAAMIESGQDPTDMLITEYHVDENGARSIISYIKAQMNYGIPTEDHCLIEGYKESDDVYGLIFHVPLGRKVNDALSRSYALAISNRYGSNTRITITDDGFIIYVERKIPIEEAVKSVKSTNFRDLVRRSIANTELFKQRFRHCAARSLMVLRSYKGYDISVARQQLRSDRLLNELQKHEDFSIIRETYREIMEDLMDVPRAEQYVRSVMDAHSYSVRGYSTESSPFSYGMIMAGSSDIVMMEDRSKMLRDLQSRMLEKIYGGESIHFIFENQKDVDDYFRKKIPRVHDEESLIRFANHFPYIDIIKDRFNSPYQYADAEIKEIIEKAVEDGKIISAYVRGLVWTSYEYYPMLWTLFRKKIDLKDEDERILESCDGKSFSDLRSELGIDDTTLKNAIQKLESAYLIIRKSKNGLTIFFKNRRDFSVDALTASRRLIEITLSAYGPMTLDEIEIKLPIGRETLRSILDSMVANGTAIYDYITPVYSKQYMLVSDLKALKNVEDITRLRLSRITKKVKDPREYFDVYGFAFDVENINARLIDGRLDSFDDLIKDGYIIRGHFIKNKITYSARWFIDMMFSLRDHTLSNEEKVVMDAVDEGITSEKIIAERTGLDKKIVRQILRSLEYKIMVSRDGDSVLKISPKDIGYDNALRMLIDKFGPITQDEIRKFFWFNPDMRSITVNSTFFKGDLYYYTERSDEISGVSVTTVIDPVMIYLQIYVENIDYNRLLIVDGEEIATFYLEEKDGIKWISDLSTGGKYDDAVRYVMDYHKEGWLVIIPPNGISGDGNLDIVTRPKGFIINYDESEILSTAVRMMKKKIKKANLYESFSDIYFGIRDSIESQRYGISEMNLQNYFESSLLYQFNGPFNRTAMATREIISIYRSLTDRKMTSEEESVIRSIMMLEEATERQIMSSTEMDARTLKKVMDLLYERRYIAKNYERKFVAIAQRYTPDEAAALLADQVLKDFGMMTPTRFAQMTDMDVNRSLNLLDHVEGSSRFFNIKTKELYISRLNLAESSPMNGGEEAIFSAKDILALAYADYFKMIFGNGFDMFYFDGKTFSAALSVQRTVRHLRLKKFEGDSNALPMIAEKLREMGYLLSTQRL, from the coding sequence ATGGAATCAGAAACAAGACTATTCAGGATAGAGGAATTTTTCCCGTTCCTTGACAGCCATGTATCGAGATGGTTCAATAATAATTATTCATCCTTAACTGAGCCTCAGAGATACGCCATTCCGTTGATACATGCTGGAAAAAATGTGCTGGTCTCAAGCCCGACAGGAACGGGGAAGACCATGACAGCCTTCCTCACCATCATAAATGAACTCGTCACTCTTGCTAAGGAGGGTCGTCTTGAGGATCGTGTATACTGTGTGTATATAAGCCCACTGAAGGCTCTTGCCAATGATATTAACAAGAATCTGAAATTCCCTCTTGACGGTATCTATTCTATAATGGAATCTGATGGTATGAAGATACCTAAGATAAGAATATCCGTAAGATCAGGTGATACCTCTGAAAGCGAAAGACAGAAGATGGTGAGGAAACCGCCTCATATACTCATAACTACTCCAGAGTCTTTCTCACTTGCGCTTTCATCTCCGCGAATGAGAGAAAACCTCAGAAACGTCAGATACGTGATAATCGATGAGATTCACGAGATTTCTTCCACAAAGCGAGGAAGCCTCCTCTCCGCGAATCTGGAGAGATTGAATGCCATTTCTCCGGAAATGCTTAGGATAGGACTCTCGGCAACGCAGTCGCCCATAGAGGAGATAGCTAAGTATCTTGTTGGTTTTGATGGGGGAAAAACCAGGCCGTGCGAGATTGTAGAGGTCAGAGGGGAGAAACACCTTGATCTCAGGACAATAACGCCAGTACCAGATCTGACAAGAGTGAGTTTTGAGGTTGCCAACGATAGGATGTACGATATAATCGCGGATCTGGTTAAACAATACAGAACAACCCTCATATTTACAAACACTAGGAGCGGAACTGAACATGTTGCTATGCGCCTGAAGAGCAGAGGGATAGAGAGCCTTGAGGCTCATCATTCATCTATGGGCAAGGATCAGAGGCTCGAGGTGGAAAATAAACTTAAGAACGGCGAGTTGAAATGCGTGATAACTTCCACATCGCTTGAGCTCGGCATAGACATAGGTTTCATCGATCTTGTTATACAGATCGGAAGCCCAAAATCTGTTAGCAAGGGGCTTCAGAGGATCGGGAGATCAGGACATGGCATCGATGAGCTTTCAAAGGGCATCTTTATAGTATTCACGCTTGACGATCTGGTAGAATGCGCAGTTCTAACGAAGGCAGCATACAGTCGCCAGATAGATAGGGTGGATATACCTAAGAATCCGCTGGATGTGCTTGCCCAGATAATCGTCGGCATGTCTCTGGAGAGGGTATGGCGTATAGAGGAAGCTTTCGATCTTATCAGAAATTCATATACGTTCCATGATCTGAGCTTTGAAGAGTTCATGATGACCATGGATTATCTATCAGGTGAACTTGAAAGTCTTTCGATATATCCAAAAATATGGGTTGACAGAGAGGCAGGCACATTCGGTAAGAAGAGAAGCACCAGAATGATCTATTTCATGAACGTGGGCACCATCCCTGATGAAGCCAATTATAAAGCTATAAATGAAAAGGGAAAGAACGTTGGTGAACTGAGTGATAAGTTCGTTGAGAGGCTAAAGGCAGGTGATGTCTTTGTACTTGGCGCAAGAACCTATCTGTTCGAAAAAACTGTGAGAAACAGAGTATACGTCAGATCTGTAACAGGTATGAAACCAACCGTACCTTCCTGGACGGGCGAGATGCTGCCAAGAAGCTATGATCTTGGCGTTATGATAGGTGAGTTCAGAAAGAAGATAGCGGCGATGATCGAATCTGGGCAGGACCCAACAGATATGCTCATCACGGAATACCATGTGGATGAAAATGGGGCAAGGAGCATCATATCCTATATCAAAGCGCAGATGAACTATGGTATACCAACGGAGGATCACTGTCTTATAGAGGGATATAAGGAATCAGACGACGTATATGGTCTCATATTCCATGTACCTCTTGGTAGAAAGGTTAACGATGCACTCTCGAGATCCTATGCACTGGCCATATCAAATAGGTACGGTTCCAATACACGCATCACGATAACGGATGATGGCTTCATCATCTATGTAGAGAGGAAGATACCTATAGAGGAGGCAGTCAAGAGTGTAAAGTCAACCAATTTTAGGGATCTGGTACGTAGATCCATAGCAAATACTGAGCTATTCAAGCAGCGTTTCAGGCACTGTGCAGCGAGGTCTTTGATGGTCCTTCGTTCTTATAAGGGATACGATATATCGGTGGCTAGGCAGCAACTGAGAAGTGATAGACTGCTCAATGAACTTCAGAAGCATGAGGATTTTTCCATAATACGTGAGACATACAGAGAGATAATGGAGGATCTGATGGATGTGCCCAGAGCCGAGCAGTACGTTAGATCTGTTATGGACGCACATTCGTATTCTGTGAGAGGTTATTCCACGGAATCTAGTCCATTCTCATACGGGATGATAATGGCGGGATCGTCTGATATAGTGATGATGGAAGACAGATCCAAGATGCTCAGGGATCTGCAGAGCAGGATGCTTGAGAAGATATACGGTGGTGAGTCGATCCACTTCATATTCGAGAATCAGAAGGATGTGGACGACTATTTCAGAAAGAAGATCCCGCGTGTGCACGATGAGGAATCGCTGATCAGATTTGCAAATCACTTTCCATACATTGACATCATCAAGGATCGTTTCAATTCGCCCTACCAATATGCCGATGCTGAGATAAAAGAGATCATAGAGAAGGCTGTCGAGGATGGTAAGATCATATCCGCCTATGTTAGGGGTCTCGTATGGACCTCGTATGAATATTACCCTATGCTATGGACGCTGTTCAGAAAAAAAATAGATCTAAAGGATGAGGATGAGAGGATTCTGGAAAGCTGTGATGGTAAATCCTTCTCTGATCTGAGATCAGAACTCGGTATAGACGATACCACTCTCAAAAATGCCATTCAGAAGCTTGAATCTGCGTATCTAATCATTAGAAAGTCAAAGAATGGCCTAACGATATTCTTCAAGAATAGACGAGATTTCTCTGTGGACGCTCTAACAGCTTCCAGGCGTCTGATAGAGATAACCCTATCTGCCTATGGTCCGATGACCCTGGACGAGATTGAGATAAAGTTGCCGATCGGAAGAGAAACGTTAAGATCAATACTTGATAGCATGGTCGCAAATGGCACCGCCATATACGATTACATAACGCCTGTTTATAGCAAACAGTACATGCTTGTTTCTGATCTTAAGGCGCTGAAGAATGTTGAAGACATAACAAGACTCAGACTTTCTAGAATAACGAAGAAGGTTAAAGATCCCAGGGAATACTTTGACGTTTATGGTTTCGCATTTGATGTGGAGAATATAAACGCTCGTCTGATCGATGGAAGATTAGACAGTTTTGACGATCTGATAAAGGATGGTTATATTATCCGGGGGCACTTTATAAAGAACAAGATCACTTACTCAGCCAGATGGTTCATAGACATGATGTTCAGCCTCAGAGATCATACACTTAGCAACGAGGAGAAAGTTGTAATGGATGCAGTGGATGAGGGAATAACAAGCGAGAAGATCATAGCAGAGAGAACAGGTCTGGACAAAAAGATCGTCAGGCAGATACTGCGATCGCTGGAATACAAGATCATGGTTTCCAGGGATGGGGACTCTGTCTTGAAGATATCTCCGAAGGACATCGGTTATGATAATGCGCTGCGCATGCTCATCGATAAATTTGGGCCGATAACTCAGGATGAAATACGCAAGTTCTTCTGGTTTAATCCAGACATGCGTTCCATAACGGTGAACAGCACATTTTTCAAGGGGGATCTTTACTATTACACTGAAAGATCTGATGAAATATCTGGAGTCTCGGTGACCACGGTCATAGATCCGGTGATGATTTATCTGCAGATATATGTTGAAAACATAGATTACAACAGATTGCTCATCGTTGATGGAGAAGAGATAGCAACTTTCTACCTGGAAGAGAAAGACGGGATCAAATGGATAAGCGATCTGTCAACCGGTGGGAAATATGATGATGCCGTGAGATACGTTATGGATTATCATAAAGAGGGGTGGCTCGTGATAATACCACCAAACGGCATTTCCGGAGATGGCAATCTGGATATAGTGACTAGGCCAAAAGGTTTCATTATAAATTACGATGAATCGGAGATCCTTTCAACAGCCGTAAGAATGATGAAAAAGAAGATCAAGAAGGCAAATCTCTACGAATCATTTTCAGACATATACTTTGGAATTAGGGATTCAATAGAATCTCAGAGGTATGGGATTTCTGAGATGAATCTGCAGAACTATTTTGAGTCATCACTTCTGTACCAGTTCAATGGGCCGTTCAACCGCACTGCAATGGCCACAAGGGAAATAATATCAATCTACAGGTCGCTGACTGATCGCAAGATGACGAGCGAGGAAGAGTCTGTTATAAGATCGATCATGATGCTCGAGGAAGCCACTGAAAGACAGATAATGAGCAGTACTGAGATGGATGCCAGAACGCTGAAGAAGGTTATGGATCTCCTTTACGAACGCAGATATATCGCAAAGAACTATGAGAGAAAATTCGTAGCTATAGCCCAGAGATACACCCCGGACGAAGCAGCAGCATTGCTTGCTGATCAGGTTCTGAAGGATTTCGGTATGATGACGCCTACAAGATTTGCACAGATGACGGACATGGATGTGAACAGATCTCTCAATCTCTTGGATCATGTGGAAGGCTCATCAAGGTTCTTCAACATAAAGACGAAGGAGCTTTATATCAGCAGATTAAATTTAGCCGAGTCATCCCCCATGAATGGAGGAGAAGAGGCCATATTTTCTGCAAAGGACATACTTGCGCTTGCATATGCTGATTATTTCAAAATGATCTTCGGAAATGGCTTTGATATGTTCTATTTTGATGGTAAAACGTTTTCTGCAGCTCTTTCTGTTCAGCGAACAGTGAGACATCTTCGGCTTAAAAAATTCGAGGGCGATTCTAACGCATTGCCAATGATAGCTGAAAAGCTGAGGGAGATGGGGTACCTCCTTTCGACACAGAGGTTATGA
- a CDS encoding ATP-binding protein, translated as MNEEEERVLRNVLAYRPQYYGFRISTILMLMISSSLLLILIKIFNVYAFIIIPPLIIMLHSRSRKGMIRLIQRIKRDRPLDSVIIRSEGLTMIKVQNSTAVLAKMKTDYDNHAGTFGEISEFISDLMKTGLNITAYSIPHRPEEKRSEDPVIKGKVYYSTYLFLWNATNDIKNLKQSVKQIPGEGKKVHLYFNIEDSDIDNIHRIFHRSVLSPRKNYLSGEMNRSIFSLIDAEKPAFPTYCEAIEMSDIHAVVKFSMKQMNRERLLRIASSRIADINFELKQRKNRNENTEYLNSVMKSAEKLSNEYRKDEAQILLCGLDFMVIHNTPYGLTHEISKLDRGLKIAGMRAKNMSEAGTKSIFRFEDFRRENIAYPMDRISISSFFPAYFSSEELSGIFLGMNEYTGKPIFLDYFEHPSYNFVITGETGSGKSHFAGLLIKRISGSEYSRVLVLDPLSEYHCQDYSGPCIEMTLEEYIEELNTSREKIESARVIIVKYNLIKFEIDDNAGLDLARSISEYMSMVEGRKTVIIEEANIMLRNDQTLKIIENTVRHSRHFETAVVIITQSIEDIRLGATIEENSIHKFFFRNSRNTEGIEKYIPEEEDMTRLAGGKNRKFSECFYLYEDKYTKLLIAASD; from the coding sequence TTGAATGAGGAAGAGGAAAGAGTCCTGAGAAATGTACTGGCATACAGACCTCAATATTATGGATTTCGTATAAGCACCATTCTCATGTTGATGATCTCATCCTCTCTGCTGCTCATACTTATAAAGATATTTAACGTTTATGCATTCATAATCATACCGCCGCTCATAATAATGCTTCATTCAAGATCCAGAAAAGGAATGATCAGGTTAATACAAAGGATAAAGAGGGATAGGCCCCTAGATTCCGTGATCATCAGATCAGAAGGTCTGACAATGATCAAGGTACAAAATTCAACGGCCGTTCTTGCAAAAATGAAGACCGACTACGATAATCATGCAGGAACATTTGGGGAGATATCAGAATTCATATCGGATCTGATGAAGACCGGCCTAAACATCACCGCGTACTCCATTCCACATCGCCCTGAAGAGAAAAGGTCAGAAGATCCTGTGATAAAAGGTAAGGTCTATTACTCCACATACTTATTTTTGTGGAATGCTACAAATGATATTAAAAACCTGAAACAGTCAGTGAAACAGATACCGGGGGAAGGCAAGAAAGTACATCTTTATTTCAATATCGAAGATTCTGATATAGATAATATACACAGGATCTTTCATAGATCAGTTTTGTCGCCGAGAAAAAACTATCTTTCTGGGGAGATGAACAGATCAATTTTCAGTCTGATAGATGCAGAGAAACCTGCTTTTCCAACCTACTGCGAAGCAATTGAGATGAGCGATATACATGCAGTGGTTAAGTTCAGCATGAAGCAGATGAACAGAGAAAGACTCTTGAGAATAGCATCATCAAGGATCGCTGATATAAATTTCGAGTTGAAGCAGAGAAAGAATAGAAATGAAAATACAGAGTATCTGAATTCAGTTATGAAGTCTGCCGAAAAGCTATCTAATGAGTACAGAAAGGATGAAGCGCAGATATTGCTGTGTGGACTTGACTTTATGGTCATTCATAATACCCCATATGGGCTTACCCACGAAATATCTAAACTCGATCGTGGCCTAAAAATAGCAGGTATGAGAGCAAAGAACATGAGCGAAGCTGGAACCAAATCTATATTTAGATTTGAGGACTTCAGAAGGGAGAATATAGCATATCCGATGGATAGGATTTCAATTTCATCTTTCTTTCCAGCCTATTTTTCCAGCGAGGAGCTCTCTGGAATATTTTTGGGCATGAACGAATATACTGGAAAGCCTATCTTTCTTGATTATTTTGAACACCCTTCTTACAATTTCGTGATAACTGGAGAAACCGGATCCGGCAAGTCACATTTTGCCGGACTTCTGATAAAGAGAATTTCCGGTTCTGAATATTCACGTGTTCTTGTGCTGGATCCACTCAGCGAATACCATTGCCAAGACTATTCCGGGCCATGCATTGAAATGACTCTGGAAGAATACATAGAAGAGCTAAATACGAGCAGAGAGAAAATAGAATCAGCAAGGGTCATCATAGTAAAATATAATCTCATAAAATTTGAAATAGACGATAATGCAGGACTGGATCTAGCACGGTCCATATCTGAATACATGTCAATGGTCGAGGGCCGAAAGACTGTCATAATCGAAGAAGCCAATATTATGCTCAGAAATGATCAGACTCTTAAAATAATAGAAAATACAGTTAGGCATTCAAGACACTTTGAAACTGCAGTCGTCATAATCACGCAGAGCATTGAGGACATAAGGCTGGGAGCCACGATAGAGGAGAACAGCATCCACAAATTTTTCTTCAGAAACAGCAGAAACACGGAGGGAATTGAAAAGTATATACCGGAGGAAGAAGATATGACAAGACTAGCCGGAGGAAAAAACAGAAAGTTCTCAGAATGTTTCTATCTCTATGAGGACAAGTACACCAAACTCCTTATTGCAGCTAGTGATTGA
- a CDS encoding SMC-Scp complex subunit ScpB: MDVQGEALLMTDDEEKDLINRVEAVLYSSRTPLNVRFISQILSADPSNIRKAIVRLKKEYEERGGALELAAYGYKYRIQLRSDYFKEAYAVSLPDISGSEMKVLANIAMNERGISSSAIRKIAHKRTDEIINHLEGMGLIKAVNRGNAKFYILGRRFESYFGVSKEEFARRIRTELQKKNQEGTGGKIDSEQS, from the coding sequence ATGGATGTTCAGGGTGAAGCGTTACTGATGACCGATGATGAGGAAAAGGATCTGATCAACCGAGTCGAGGCTGTTCTTTATTCGAGTAGAACTCCTCTAAATGTCAGGTTCATATCGCAGATACTCTCAGCCGACCCTTCTAATATAAGAAAGGCCATCGTAAGGCTCAAAAAGGAATATGAAGAGAGAGGCGGGGCTCTTGAGCTAGCAGCTTATGGATACAAATATAGAATTCAGCTAAGATCGGATTATTTTAAGGAGGCTTATGCAGTATCCCTGCCAGATATTTCTGGATCTGAAATGAAGGTCCTGGCGAATATTGCGATGAATGAAAGAGGCATAAGCTCCAGTGCCATTAGAAAAATAGCTCATAAGAGAACAGACGAAATAATTAATCATCTTGAGGGCATGGGCCTTATAAAGGCCGTGAACAGAGGTAATGCTAAGTTTTACATTCTTGGCCGTAGATTTGAAAGTTATTTTGGAGTCTCAAAGGAAGAGTTTGCCAGACGAATAAGAACTGAGCTACAGAAGAAGAATCAGGAAGGGACTGGAGGAAAGATTGATTCCGAGCAGTCATGA
- a CDS encoding 30S ribosomal protein S17e codes for MGSIRPFNIKRTAEELADKFPDLFGDKFEDNKKKLEKMMPDVSKRTINMVAGYITRYSVKKKQKAKREIEENSAT; via the coding sequence ATGGGAAGTATCAGACCATTCAATATCAAACGTACAGCTGAGGAACTTGCAGATAAATTTCCTGACTTATTCGGCGACAAATTTGAGGATAATAAGAAGAAACTGGAAAAGATGATGCCTGACGTCTCAAAGCGTACAATAAACATGGTGGCAGGTTACATCACCAGGTATTCCGTGAAGAAGAAGCAAAAGGCGAAGAGGGAGATCGAAGAGAATTCGGCCACCTGA
- a CDS encoding universal stress protein, with product MKALIAYDGSETAQCALEFALNLKNSINKFLVVYVIPQIIGTTPTYDTYVPESMFEDERRKAEEIIEKAKKLVSNENLDIEFEIVDSGTKTVAKKMVEVAEENGVDLIITGSRNLKGLTKIILGSVSSELLKLSTVPVMICSTNACK from the coding sequence ATGAAGGCTCTTATCGCTTATGATGGCAGTGAAACAGCTCAGTGTGCTCTTGAATTTGCGTTGAATCTCAAAAACTCCATAAACAAATTCCTTGTGGTATACGTAATTCCACAGATAATAGGTACTACACCAACTTATGATACATATGTGCCGGAATCTATGTTCGAAGACGAAAGAAGGAAGGCCGAAGAGATCATAGAGAAGGCCAAGAAACTTGTCAGCAATGAGAATCTGGATATAGAGTTTGAGATCGTTGACTCTGGTACAAAGACAGTGGCCAAGAAAATGGTGGAAGTTGCCGAGGAGAATGGAGTCGATCTTATAATAACCGGATCAAGAAATCTCAAGGGATTGACTAAGATAATATTGGGATCGGTGAGTAGTGAACTGCTAAAGTTGAGTACGGTTCCTGTGATGATCTGCAGTACCAATGCATGCAAGTGA